The Besnoitia besnoiti strain Bb-Ger1 chromosome IV, whole genome shotgun sequence genome contains a region encoding:
- a CDS encoding hypothetical protein (encoded by transcript BESB_055700): MMHKARAGRPACSGQDGCEAPSSQTPASTVSMRQMYRSLPASARPPPSLLSASPSSRTLHAFFSSSAHASVSGSFLPPLTVCLFFFLLLCLSAVTESPLAPVGAAQRRTVNPAGDETPSPSALESRDRDSASTGIPQERDGVAASVFDVGNALLPQLEVRHDSDVPTDPEGATEGELAEKWTWAGDAKETGDRAASPRREGSDLRAGPARISRLPRGEGRDRPARRTTARVPAGGNHLRHTRGRGGRDGSSSFFESETAEHPRAEASSHLPRSEEAGSEGRRGEEDTESPLGSAKSSAAYAGPEARTSGRETAEETPRRLLDSLPWSPPARDPLLSSASPSSRPSSSASGSSAGRPAGVSSGSDSRTSLPGMSGRGDAQDGDVQAEGAQKSVETSPVSSLAGGFLPDSGSQAPSEKQHDSLRSFSSLPASTSFSSDLFAPKAPSRPQRGSSAPGDPPVLEIPASVLFVVGIIVSVLGTILSALGDVCIRFSFVRQAASAPGSSPPVSRALSPATPETGDAEDGESTRHPVGRGAPMEGLAILPLPPTSGILAEANSSPSLAASPRLSSSLSSSSASASCHRGRGAASADARGILDEALLPAASSGVRTPAVEEGEEMLPPRRGRQLSEATRPPTSSWRDGEDRFLASASSSFIEFGGSEDGDELRISGEVEVAAPCECRWDSLWAFGVFCSCVVSPVLSVVSLSLLPANITGFAALQIFFVVILARLMLGEVVHKVNLAGGVLVVAGLVTLTACAAPEPPLPDTATLARQLVSPAAIIFESVCSVVVVVGLSLLLLVRPEKASPPPAPAPSPEVLVFSDPPGLPPAEEKLREARAALAESPQGGARAAEGGGFDRLGRGCLSSAAESVASGRDRPEGLADLCGEGGEPEGFGASGGLAEAESKAEGSLVHAAIPLLHHMFLPATAGVLGAVASISIKLIQAFFLSFSSACLPPSSSAAALLQGSASLSLDPLPATSVSVVASVFDMLLCLVNPVFLFHHIRLPLLFVLTAAAALLELLFLSQMLRYYPASESVPLMDAVLTVFTGLGGVIIFNEPPKNPWGWATGLAFLVLGVVVLGFGGKIWSCMRKAAKAWHRFWLVRLRRPRTAAAASAGRSVEPHRGPLGPGLDGLEPGDPRTRRARVSEESEGLGGLGLLFGWIDASSWISAAERRREAVQREDRPCDAPLEQDDGGGGEKRGFFAHLLEGLAKRTHSQHSTSVQTPENSLGTSREHHGLSEFQALTDEEESRSGRRRDTVECRRPSMENPLLLRSEQELRRL, from the exons ATGATGCACAAGGCGAGGGCCGGTCGCCCTGCCTGCAGCGGACAGGACGGCTGTGAAGCTCCATCCTCACAGACACCTGCTTCCACTGTTTCCATGCGGCAGATGTACCGGTCTCTTCCTGCTTCGGCTCGGCCCCCACCttcgctcctctccgcctcgcccagcTCTCGAACGCTACAcgccttcttttcctcctcggcaCATGCCTCAGTCTCTGGGAGCTTTCTGCCGCCGCTTaccgtctgcctcttcttctttcttcttctgtgtctctctgcagtgACTGAAAGCCCACTCGCTCCCGTCGGtgctgcgcagcggaggacggTAAATCCGGCCGGCGACGAGAccccgtcgccttccgcgttgGAAAGCAGGGACAGGGATTCGGCTTCGACAGGAATCCCACAAGAGCGGGACGGGGTCGCTGCCAGCGTTTTCGACGTTGGAAACGCACTTCTTCCACAGCTGGAGGTCCGCCATGATTCGGACGTACCGACGGACCCTGAAGGCGCGACAGAGGGGGAGCTCGCAGAAAAATGGACTTGGGCTGGGGATGCAAAAGAGACGGGAGATCGTGCGGCTTCTCCTcgacgagaaggaagcgatCTACGAGCAGGGCCGGCAAGAATCTCCAGGCTTccacgcggagaaggccgcgatcgaccggcgcggcgcacaaCGGCTCGGGTGCCGGCAGGCGGTAACCATCTGAGACACACAAGAGGAcgtggcgggcgcgacgggaGCAGCTCGTTTTTCGAGAGTGAAACGGCGGAACATCCGCGTGCCGAGGCCTCGTCGCATCTTCCTCGTTCAGAGGAAGCTGGGAGCGAAGGTAGACGCGGGGAAGAGGACACCGAGTCTCCTCTGGGTTCTGCGAAGAGCTCTGCAGCCTACGCAGGTCCCGAAGCGAGAACGAGCggccgagagacagcggaggaaacgccgcggcgcctccttgACTCGCTGCCGTGGTCGCCACCTGCCCGCGAtccgctcctctcttctgcatctccttcctctcgtccctcttcgtctgcgtcgggATCTTCTGCAGGCCGGCCGGCGGGCGTGTCTTCTGGCTCTGATTCGCGCACATCCCTCCCCGGCATGTCTGGTCGCGGTGACGCACAGGATGGCGACGTGCAAGCCGAGGGGGCGCAAAAGTCTGTTGAGACATCGCCTGTTTCCTCTCTGGCGGGCGGTTTCCTGCCCGACTCTGGGTCTCAAGCGCCGTCTGAGAAGCAGCATGATTCGCTTCGCTcattctcttctctccctgcctctACGTCGTTTAGCAGCGACCTGTTTGCTCCAAAAGCTCCTTCTCGGCCTCAGAGGGGTTCTTCGGCGCCAGGCGACCCGCCAGTCTTAGAGATCCCGGCCTCCGTGCTTTTCGTCGTGGGCATAATTGTGAGCGTCCTCGGGACGATTCTCTCGGCTCTCGGCGATGTGTGCATTCGATTTTCTTTTGTTCGccaggcggcgtctgccccTGGGAGTTCTCcgcccgtctcgcgcgcgctctcgccggcgacgccggagacCGGCGACGCTGAAGACGGCGAATCAACGCGTCATCCTGTGGGGCGTGGAGCGCCTATGGAGGGGCTGGCGATTCTGCCGCTTCCCCCAACTTCGGGTAtcctggcggaggcgaactcgagcccctccctcgcggccagtcctcgcctttcctcctcgttgtcttcctcctcggcgtcggccAGCTGCCACaggggacgcggcgccgccagcgcggacGCTCGCGGCATTTTGGACGAGGCGCTCCTCCCTGCTGCATCGtccggtgtacgtacacccgccgtggaggaaggcgaagaaatgctcccgccgcgcagggggaGGCAGCTgtcggaggcgacgcgtcccCCCACGTCCTCCtggagagacggagaggacCGATTTCTcgcttcggcgtcgtcgtcatTCATCGAATTCGGGGggagcgaggacggcgacgaactGCGCATCAGCGGGGAGGTggaggtcgccgcgccgtgCGAGTGCAGGTGGGATTCTCTCTGggccttcggcgtcttctgcagctgcgtcgtctcgcctGTCCTCTCTGTCGTGTCTCTTTCGCTCCTGCCCGCCAACATCACCGGCTTCGCAGCGCTCCAgatcttcttcgtcgtcatcctcgcgcggctcatGCTCGGCGAAGTCGTTCACAAAGTCAACTTGGCTG gcggcgtgTTGGTCGTCGCGGGGCTGGTGACGCTGAcggcctgcgcagcgccggagccgcctctgccggacaccgcgacgctcgcgcgccagctcgtctcgccggcggcgattATCTTCGAGAGCGTCTGCTCGGTAGTCGTGGTCGTCGGGCTGAGTCTACTGCTGCTGGTGCGGCCTGAGAaggcctcgccccccccAGCCCCAGCGCCGAGTCCTGAAGTTCTCGTCTTTTCGGATCCGCCGGGCCTGCCCCCCGCAGAAGAGAAGctccgcgaggcccgcgccgcgcttgcCGAGAGCCCGCAGGGAGgtgcgcgggcggcggagggcggcggatTTGACAGGCTTGGCAGAGGATGCCTCAGCTCAGCGGCGGAGTCGGTGGCGTCTGGACGCGATCGTCCCGAGGGCTTGGCGGACCTCTGCGGCGAGGGGGGCGAGCCAGAGGGTTTCGGGGCTTCTGGCGGCTTGGCGGAGGCAGAAAGCAAAGCAGAGGGGTCCTTGGTTCACGCGGCGATTCCTCTACTCCACCACATGTTCCTACCTGCCACGGCGGGCGTCCTTGGCGCCGTTGCGA GCATTTCAATAAAATTAATTCAGGCcttttttctttccttctcgtcggcctgcctccctccgtccagctccgccgccgcgcttctccagGGCTCCGCGTCGTTGTCGCTGGATCCTCTGCCCGCGACGTCGGTTTCGGTGGTCGCGTCTGTGTTTGACATGCTCCTGTGTCTCGTGAACCCCGTGTTTCTGTTTCACCAtattcgccttcctctcctgttTGTTTTgacggctgcggcagcgctgTTGGAGCTCCTTTTCCTGTCGCAGATGCTGCGCTACTACCCCGCGTCGGAGAGCGTGCCTCTCATGGATGCGGTGCTCACTGTCTTCACTGGCTTGGGCGGCGTGATCATCTTCAACGAGCCCCCGAAGAATCCCTGGGGCTGGGCGActggcctcgccttcctcgtcctcggtGTGGTCGTCCTCGGCTTCGGCGGGAAAATATGGAGCTGCATGCGAAAGGCAGCCAAGGCGTGGCACCGTTTTTGGCTGGTCAGGCtccgaaggccgcgcactgcggcggctgcgagtgCAGGGCGGAGTGTGGAGCCCCACCGTGGGCCACTTGGCCCTGGGCTAGACGGGTTGGAACCTGGAGACCCGCGCACGAGGCGGGCCCGCgtcagcgaagagagcgagggccTCGGGGGGCTCGGGCTTCTGTTTGGGTGGATAGACGCCTCGTCGTGGATCTCTGCAGCCGAGAGAAGGAGGGAAGCTGTGCAGCGAGAGGACAGACCATGCGACGCCCCACTGGAGCAGGACGACGGAGGTGGCGGGGAGAAACGAGGCTTTTTCGCGCACCTCCTCGAGGGCCTGGCTAAACGCACGCACAGCCAACACAGCACAAGTGTACAGACACCGGAGAACTCTCTCGGGACAAGCCGGGAACACCATGGATTGTCAGAATTCCAGGCTCTcacagacgaggaagaatCCCGCAGTgggagacggagagacaCAGTCGAGTGCAGGCGGCCCTCGATGGAAAATCCTCTTCTGCTACGCTCAGA GCAGGAACTTCGGCGCCTGTAG
- a CDS encoding hypothetical protein (encoded by transcript BESB_055710) produces the protein MRLRLQKQRENRLCVYYVSAQIFGRLADVSTVGSVIASPVASPAAAAPMVLDVHEHVVSLVRSRQPELLRGCQEETAPESRQPRQGCGGASPVRDEWGFLAQLPAASAAEGAPRMANWDWAAWLAAERAKWVGGTHQSLLIQKKAFIKGRTRRRGTHDRKKWELLFERATPFRETEGGEEALDSGSENHASEPQRRKAARLLRDLGAAESSAASGDSKTQPRPSSLPTETSTRIASPLAGHTAPYLNGNGLDFQDFVESLLKAKFSWPLQPNSGAAQRSIQYMPAAYDLFLSAARRLPEGREKTNEDEPGESKDPEDQQSGSTRRHRRKKRSTYEKVNSLLQAEPISPDAIECVWRALTRLVSGPFGEVLPSRGSLPHPELEVLRRVNRPESGRRLYRGDVLRSIWEWAPADGLVDWESFLFFLDEVPADGVEPLLN, from the exons ATGCGGCTGAGACTACAGAAACAGCGAGAAAACCGGCTTTGTGTGTATTATGTGTCTGCGCAGATCTTTGGGAGGCTAGCGGACGTTTCGACTGTCGGCAGCGTCATCGCGTctcccgtcgcctcgcccgcggcggcggcgcccatGGTGCTCGACGTCCATGAGCACGTCGTGAGCCTCGTTAGGAGCAGACAGCCcgagctgcttcgcggctgccAGGAGGAGACAGCCCCTGAAagccggcagccgcggcagggctgcggaggcgcatcGCCCGTCAGAGACGAATGGGGCTTCCTCGCCCAGCTTCCAGCCGCttcagcggcggagggagcgccgcgcaTGGCGAACTGGGATTGGGCTgcgtggctggcggcggagagagcaaAGTGGGTCGGCGGGACGCACCAGTCCTTGTTGATTCAGAAAAAAGCTTTCATCAAGGGccggacgcggcgacgcggcacgCACGACAGGAAGAAGTGGGAACTTCTTTTTGAGAGGGCGACTCCCTTCAGAGAAACAGAAGGTGGAGAAGAGGCCCTCGACTCGGGATCGGAGAACCATGCCTCTGAACCTCAAAGACGGAAGGCAGCGCGTTTACTTCGAGACCTTGGCGCAGCCGAGTCCTCGGCGGCATCGGGTGACTCCAaaacgcagccgcggccgtccAGTCTGCCGACAGAGACCTCCACTCGAATCGCTTCGCCTCTGGCAGGTCACACCGCTCCTTACCTGAACGGGAACGGCCTCGATTTCCAGGATTTCGTGGAGAGTCTCCTGAAGGCGAAATTCTCGTGGCCGCTCCAACCAaacagcggcgccgctcagCGGTCTATCCAGTATATGCCAG CCGCGTATGATCTGTTTCtgtccgcggctcgccgccttcctgaaggccgcgagaagacgaatGAAGATGAGCCGGGCGAAAGCAAAGACCCTGAAGATCAGCAGAGTGGATCCACTCGACGCCACCGGAGAAAGAAACGATCCACTTACGAGAAAGTGAACTCTCTTCTGCAGGCTGAACCGATCTCCCCTGATGCTATTG AGTGCGTGTGGAGAGCGCTCACGCGCCTGGTCTCAGGGCCATTTGGGGAAGTCCTTCCTTCTAGAGGTTCCCTCCCACACCCAGAACTCGAAGTGCTGCGCAGAGTGAACCGACCTGAGTCTGGTCGCCGGCTCTACCGGGGCGATGTCCTGCGCTCTATCTGGGAATGGGCGCCTGCCGACG GTCTCGTCGACTGGGAGTCGTTCCTCTTTTTTCTAGACGAGGTTCCCGCCGACGGAGTCGAGCCACTCCTCAACTAA
- a CDS encoding hypothetical protein (encoded by transcript BESB_055690), giving the protein MKGGDASALLLRMRSSSREAWRKSLLVFLLVGLLFIHVCAEEVERENEKTNGTYSQVKTSREREAESKKYSSQGVCLPSMGFSVDIPRDRRDDVFLACHEHQGNTCCQRRDTEHVLRRLSFYYGMEKVKKGFSFPPRDCPSFTSAAMCARCDARVGLGKMTRRNAPLLCRSFCDTWFRACFDDYFAPAPSGSPQALTVCSPDSVICSPLRDVTSDGASFCRKLGFEVAGGSSGEEGTDEEENEEDDATPCYDGVPAASALGAAPKPPPPADDAGSGYPARWTWRERLWYLRYRLALYLSQMIPRTEFWLFLLLLFYFLSKALRAVRELVSRALFRPRHVGSQPWGQGCHASLDAADGGRSGDEEEEVYDEGEDADGRGAGGGAAPEAAEASVRPPAWRPLEGKKATPGERAADAAAQRWAQQRSAGGRGVQKAGFAAPTCSLFGGRRQEDDEEEEEVMNPEEVREVLAAVGR; this is encoded by the exons AtgaagggaggcgacgcgagcgccttgCTTCTTCGGAtgcgctccagcagccgcgaggcctgGCGCAAGtcgcttctcgtcttcctcttggTCGGCTTACTTTTCATCCATGTCTGCGCGGAAGAGGTCGAGAGAGAAAATGAGAAGACAAATGGAACGTATTCGCAGGTCAAAAcctcgcgcgagcgcgaggcagaatCCAAGAAATACTCGTCACAGG GTGTCTGCTTGCCCTCGATGGGCTTCTCCGTGGACATtccccgcgaccgccgcgacgACGTTTTCCTCGCGTGTCATGAGCACCAAGGCAACA CCTGCTGCCAACGGCGAGACACGGAGCacgtcctccgccggctgTCGTTCTACTACGGCATGGAGAAAGTGAAGAAAGGCTTTTCTTTCCCGCCTCGTGACTGCCCG TCCTTCACTTCGGCGGCGAtgtgcgcgcgctgcgacgcCCGCGTCGGCTTGGGGAAGATGACTCGGAGgaacgcgccgctgctctgcCGCTCGTTCTGCGACACCTG GTTCCGCGCCTGTTTCGATGATTACtttgcgccggcgccctccggcAGTCCTCAAGCCCTTACGGTCTGCTCGCCGGACTCGGTGATCTGCTCACCTCTTCGCGACG TGACAAGCGACGGAGCGTCTTTCTGTCGAAAACTCGGTTTCGAGGTGGcgggaggcagcagcggcgaggaggggaccgacgaagaggaaaacgaagaggaTGACGCGACCCCCTGCTACGACG gagttccggcggcctcggcgttgggcgcggcgccgaagccgccgccgccagcggacgacgcgggcTCGGGCTACCCGGCGCGCTGGACgtggcgcgagcggctgtgGTATCTGCGCTACCGACTGGCGCTGTATCTCTCTCAGATGATTCCGCGTACCGAGTTCTggctctttcttctcctcctcttttACTTCCTCTCCAAAGCTCTCAGGGCAGTGCGCGAACTCGTCAGCAGGGCGCTGTTCCGGCCGCGCCACGTCGGGTCGCAGCCCTGGGGACAGGGGTGCCACGCGTccctcgacgccgcggatGGCGGGCGCTCTggggacgaggaagaagaagtcTACGACGAgggggaggacgccgacgggcgcggcgctggcggcggggctgcaCCTGAGGCAGCCGAAGCGTCCGTGCGACCCCCCGCTTGGCGGCCGCTCGAGggcaagaaggcgacgccgggggagagagcggcagacgcagcggcccAGAGgtgggcgcagcagcgcagcgcagggGGACGAGGTGTCCAGAAGGCGGGCTTCGCGGCTCCGACATGCTCGCTCTTTGGGGGCAGACGgcaagaagacgacgaagaggaggaggaagtcATGAACCCCGAAGAAGTCCGCGAAGTGTTGGCCGCGGTCGGCCGCTGA